Part of the Thunnus maccoyii chromosome 17, fThuMac1.1, whole genome shotgun sequence genome, CTTGattttttcaactttaaaacTAGAAGTCCTTCCACTTCTGAGGTTTCAACCAGCTCAATTCACCGATGCATTAGAGTGATATACAGTTGGGAGTGTTGTACTATATTTTCCATACTGAAACCATCTACCCAGCAGTCCAGTCAAATACCTTCAAGACAACTTTGCaagcaaaattaaaaaaggtCTGAAATTATCCTTCTTTCCAGGAAAGTCCCCCCTGTTCATCTGAATATTtcgttgaaaaaaatgtcaccCAGTAGATGAAATGCTAACCAGATGTTAAGCTGCCACTGGCAGAGGGTGTCCTTTAACTCATAATAGCTCAATATCACACAAGTTACAGCGGTGCAGCTCACACGTGTCTCAGCTGTATTTGCTTTAAGTTTTCCCAGTGAAGGCAAAGCTATCTCCACTGATTGTATAAGTCACTTGTTTCCGTAAGAGGATGGAAAAATATCATGATCGCGCTAGAAAAACAACCATGACATTCCAGCGGAGAGACAAGGCTTTAACAGTAGATATTTGTGATTATCATACCTGTCTGTAATTTGTAGAAAATTGCTAATAATGAAATTATGTCTTGTGTTTACTTTTGTAATTGGATCACATGCCCTTGGGAGATGAAGACTTACCTCggcaaactgtgtttttctggATCAATGCGCAGTAAGTGAATAACAATATTTGGCAACATTAACAAAAGTAATGataacataaagacaaaaaagtagacaaatattttatgaatcTAAAAAAAGTGATACATCAATTTGGTGCAGGTAAAAGCCACATAAAAGTATAATTTCAAAGTCcacttacactgtaaaaacactcatGTCTGCTTTCCACATCACAGTCAAGTATTACTCACTGCTCATAGGATGATTTGTgcaattttgttttcaatttgattatatttcctttaaaaaaaatgcataaaaatcaaaaaagacagacacatgTGTCCTGTTGCAATCCATAAATTCTCAAACACTCATATATACTCatgtatttacattatatacagAGGTATTGTTAAGACAACAGGATAGGAATTGTTATAAAAAACTGGAAGTTTTTACTGTGAACGGCACTGAGCCAGCAGGCTGTCCTTGAACACAATAACCAAGTATAAATAGTGCGCCTCAGTAAGGATTTCTTATCACTGGAAAAAAGAAGTGCTTAAGAAAATCTGCCATATTTCCTTGTATCGCAGTGACAGATTATGCAAGACTGTGAGATAACTCAAATAGAATTATACTTAATATACtgaaaaaatagatttatttatagggttatatatgtttatatctTTACTATTTTTCCCCTCAAAATAATCTCTGTTCAATACTAGCAACAATCCCACTGAATACAAAGGACTAAAAGTGAGATGAAGTCAAGCTCATATTTCGGTGACACTTGATATTCTCCAACAACTGGAACCATAAAATCATCACAGCCGAAattgtgaaaacagctgaaCTTGGCCCGAAAATTGAAGCAGATACAGAATATTGGAGCTTTCTGTTAAATATCCAAACAGATCTGTCCACAAACACTTCAAGGCCTTTTCTTTCCCACCTGAACCTGTCTTGCTTTTAACACCTCCAGCTAGTGTTTGGCTCACGTGTCCAGATTCTGGCTCTCTTCTGGGCTTGTCTGCTGGCTGACTGGCTGTTGGTAGGTATGTCCAGAGCACTTCTTCAGGTGGATGGGCACCTCTTCCTGGCCTGCACATCCTCCTTTCCTAATCTTGTCCTTGTCTTTACGGACCTGAGATGTCCCACTGCTGCATTTTGACGAAACTGTCTGGCCTCTGAACAGTTGTGCTCGCTGCTGACATAGGCCCACCTTACTGAGGAGGATGAATACGTCCCCTCTGAAAGCCTTGGTGAAGATAGCGTAGAGAAACGGGTTGGCACAGGAATTGAGTGGGTAGAAGAGCACCAATAAAATCTTGGAATTGGAGACGGTGATGAGTGGCCGGTCCAGCACAGCCGACATGGCATAGAAGGAAATCGGTGCCATGCACAAGAAGTCAGTAAAGATAAGGACAGCCATGCGTTTGGCAATGTTAGTATCCTTGGATCCAGAACGGTAGTGAGGGTTGTGCACTGCACAGTAGATCTTGACGTAGCAAGCGCAGATAACAAGAAAGGCCAGGATGTTGAGGACCAGCACTGAGATGACGTAGACCTGGGCCACTGTGGACTGGGTGTCCATTGGGAGACAGATGCTGACCTTCTGATAACTGCTCACCCCAACCAGCGGGAGCAGCGCCAGGATGAGGCATAAGATCCAGCCAGCTAGCATTACGGCTGACGCATGGTGCAGGCGCAGCTTACGATCCAGCCGCATAGCAAAAGTGATAGCGTACCACCTCTCGAGAGTGATCACTGTCAAGGTGTAGACAGACAGCTCACTGGCAAAGACCGTAAAAAACCCTGCAAGTCCACAACCGGGGCCTGTCTGCCAGTCTATGGCGTGGTTAAAGTACTCGGCTCGTGTGTGGAGGTCTACAGAAGCAATGAGCAGCAGATAAATCCCCATGCAAAGATCTGCAAAGGCCAGATGGCACATGAGGAAGCGGGAGACAGAGAGCTTGTAGTGGCTAGTAAGCAGCACCAGGAGCACCACCACATTTCCCAGAACAGCCAGCAAGCTCACAAACCACACAGACACTCGCAGGAATCCAAAACCCATTATGTCCTCACAAGGATTGAACTCATCGGGCACTGGTGCACAAGccacctcctctccctcctcacaCACCACATAGTCGTAACGACTGTCAAAGTCTTGGCTGGTGTCCTCCTGGGGATTCTTGAGGGTCTCACCAAAACCCACATCCTCATCTGGCTGGCCCCCAAAGTAGGCGTGGTAGTGCAGGCTGCCATGGAAGTCACCTCTCCTCCAGTCTTGTTGGGATTCTCTGTGGCCTCCGTCGTTTGGCTCCTCATCTTCGACTGTTTCCACCACGCTATCCCCTTGGAGTGAAGGCATGCGGAGGGGCCCCACAGAGCGCTTGTGATGCTGGTCGTAGAAAGCAGTCAGGTTACAGATGATGTACTccaaaaagctgaaaacataCACGGATAGACTTAAGATTGAGTCCATAAAATAATACACTCGTACcaaattagacaaaaaaaaccagACAGACCTGGCTGCAGTCCTCAGTAGCACTAAGTGTACAATCAAATCATTTATATATCCAGTTGAAGAAAAGTGATTCCTGTTTGGAGAGTCATTACTAGTCTGGCTCAACCTTCTTCCTACAATAACAGCATTGAGTGACACTAATTATGGCAGCAGTGTAAAAAGTTATAGGTAAACACGTCAGAGAGTTGATTCAATCCCTGCCAAGATCCACACAATACAAGTGCAGCTGCCCTACGTGGTGgatcataaaaacacacaaaatatacagaCTACAAGTGCATTCCTTTGGACACTAATTGTCTTTCATACATACTTCCTGTGATGCCTCAGCTTGATTCCCATAAGTACGTTTGACAAATACACTATTAAGAATTGAAGAAGCTCACCCTCGTTTCTTTTTGAGGTTTTTGAAGCCGCAGCAGTGGCTGGGGTAGGTAAGGTTGGCAATAGTGAGGTGCTTGAAGGTTTTGATGGGTGGCAGTTTCTTGAGGGCCCACGTGTTACGTGCCTTTAGCTCCCGGACAGAATCCATACCTGCTGTAGGCAGGGAGGTGATCCCGGTCACAGATACATCTCTGAAAgtcagagagggaaagacagaacttcagaaaacacatatattaacctatgttttttgttttttgtctcaaTAATGGTAGAGTGGTGATAAGAGGAAAGTGGAGGGGGCACCCAGATACCTCCAATGCATAGACCCAATCATTCTTAGCTATGTCCTGTCCCCcatttttgacctttttgacACTCTCTCACATCACGTTCCCTATGCAAACCTTAGGGGAAAAgtcaaaacattatttattttcctaTTGTCCAACAGTGGGTTGTGTCTTTAaaggtattttttaaaatctcacaAACATATTACCTGCAAATTTTTACCTTTGCAAAATTTTTGCCCAGAGTGGAACCAATGCTCAAATCCAATATTTTCACACAGGGAGCCGTTCCactttgctttgtgttttgctttgacTTCCCTTACGGCTTATGTAGGAAATGGTAGGTGACTTAATCATAGGGTCCTGAGGCCACAAATGGGGTCACAAATGACTATCAGAAAGAGCAACAAGCAGTCACCAGTGGCTTTTCAAGCGCAGACTATCAGCAAATCTACAGAGGAGCTAGACACGATGAGACCAGAGAGCGCCGTAGATGGATTAAACAACACCCTCCATCTGTTTCCTAGAATGAGCTCCTCACTCCTTCATCATCTTTAAGCAATTACATGTGGTATTTCTTGCGCTCGGCCATCATGCCAAAGCCAGCTCAACCTCATCGGGACAAAGACATGCGGGGGATTGACAATCTCACCAACATCCTGTGCAATCCTATTATCAGGACATTCCACCGTACAGCACCGGACACTCCCCCCTTCCAGGGGCCAACTGGAGGCCAAGttctcttttgctttctttAGTTTCGTAAACCATTCTATCTCCAAGTCATTGTATCTGCTGATTAATTTGATtaagtaaaagaaacacaagccaCACAATTAAATATTTGCTAAGAgcttagttttttttaagtcccATTTGCTCTCCCCACTTCTCTGTCCTttgctctcttttcctctcatgGGGCACATTGTGTaagcctgtaaaaaaaaaaaaaaagcagtacaGACCCTATGAGTGTCGGTCTGATTTTGTCATTCCCAGATGTTTAGCTCATGACCTCATGGAGGTGACCTCACTCAGGACATGTTCCTCAGTGGAACAGAGGAAGAAGACCTGCGCACGGACCCCATTTATCTGACCAGACACTTAACGGCTAGATCAGAGCCATAACAGCAACTAGATAGCTGTGGTAACGGGTGTTGGCATTAAACACCTCAAAAATGGGAACTCTGCTTCAAGAAAACTTGAGAACTGCGAAAAAAGATGACAGTATCAGAGAAACGGGCTTGCACACAATGCGTGTCAGATTTCCTGGTCAAAGACACAGCTGTGGAGGAGTAATTTTTACTCTTTGATGATATGCTATCCCATTTCTGTAGACATGTCTCATCCAGTCTGCACATTATGAATGTGGAAATTGCTGAAATCTAACTTGACATGGTGTGGATAATGTAATCACCACACTAGGcctattatttattgatatataCACTCCCAAAAGGGAGTGAAATTTTTGAAATTCCTTTTTCTGGAGAGAATATTTATGCATAAAATTAGTAGTTAGACTTTTGGGGGGATACACTTggctttcttgctgagatttAGATGGGATTGATACCTCTGTCATATTTGTACgataaatataaagctacagccagctgCAAATTCGCTTAGCTTActataattaacacattatatcttgtttgtttatcaATCTTGGTATTGATCTTATCAACTTACTgcctgcaagaaagcaaatatctACCTATTCCCTTAAAGCAGGACCATGTAACAAGGGGCCACAGTAGCCACAAGTGTAAAATATGGTATCATGTTAAATGCTAGAACATTGTGTAACAGTAGCACAAGTACAGCAGAGTTGTACCGTCAGTGAACACACTCAGTAATGTAAATTAATGCAACGATATctatctaaagtttgctaacatcaagtaacattagccaccataagctactggtcataccagactaAGTAATGCTGTAACAGCAAAACCCCTGTGTGCATTGACCTGATCAATGATGCATTTTATTGGTTACTCACTTTTCAGTTCCACTTTTCATTTGAAAGAGAATACATGTGCTTTTTCTactttcaaaagttacatagttgCTTCAAAGCAGGCTTCAGGTTGCAAACTACAAACGCTGTAAGGGAGAAACCAAGTACAAAAATACTAAATTCAcaaatttatcacatttatttagGCATCAGGACAAGCTTTGTGAAACTTAGGAccgtttttttaaatatattttcatatggTAATAATAAGAAAAGATCACATAAATGGATATAATAGAATTTAAAGCACAGTGGCTCATCTATTTGGacatgattaaattaaatttgaggTTTAAAGGTACTGCATGTGTGGTAAGTATTGTGTACAATTACACAGTCAATAAAAGTGTCTCAGATTGTCACCCTGTCAGGTACTTACAGAAGCATGGGGCCGCTGATGGTGCCTGCAAAAGCCCTCTCATCCATCTTGGTCAAATACTTATTCCTGTGAAGGTCACTGGACAGGTAAGCACAAATTTAAGTTTATTAAGGGAAAAGTTATCCTTCACATTTCAATCAGACTTACAGAGACGAGGCATGGCATAATATTTTCCCAAGCCTCATCACTGCACATTcctgtatttattttctctcatttcaggggtgaaacataaaagaaaaaggtCTCACTCATGTTGCTAAATCAAATAAGACAGTATAACATGGGACAGCGTACTCCTTAAACATACTGCACCCTCACTACACATCTCCCTGAATCCCTCAAATCTAATAAGGATAATAGACCTGTGAGGGGCGTGTTTGTCTTGGTCGGGCTGTGCAGGGATCAGTTCTCCCCTCAGAGCAGATCAGGCGCCAACACAAACATCCATGTGGTAAGACTCACTAGTCACTCACCAATGGCTTAATTAGGCTCTTATAtggtgtgtgtaggtgttgtaaaagaggagagggggcttaaattaatataattaataccTCATATCCTGAATATGCAGGATACCGGACCAGGAGGTgacaagaagagaagaaaacatgttgcagcaaaagaagaaaaggaagtgaTGCTTACCTGTTCTCCTTTCACTGCCACATAATTTATCCAAGTGAGGCTATTGAATATACAAGTGTGAAATTGATTTCTACAAGCCTGACACAACCCAAGGGTCCAATGTCACTGAGTGTATGGGAGAGGGGAACTCTTAATGCAGACTTCCTGATACCCACTTTTGGAAACATATTTCCCATGAGAACTCCAGCTTGCTAATCAAGCGCTGGGCTTAGGTCCTTTTGGAGTACATATGAGAAGGCCCTCAGAGACCCAACTGTGAGCCCACTTCTTTTGTAGTTCAATGTTGGGTAAGGAAATACACATGCCAGATGTCAGAAACGGTTTAATCCAGGCAAAACACTGAGTAACCTAATTTTTTGAGAAACTTAAGACCTCTAAAACGACTGATTTCACTGTTTCAGTGACAGATAGCTGTTAGCCGTTAAAACGGTGAAAGCTCATCAAGGGAATAAAAAGTAACCTTTAAAACTATTACAAAAGTCTCTTCACTATCAAACCGATTGTGAAATTGTTAACAATTGTGACATTTTAGGAGGTACATCTGTTCCCTCTCCTGTTGAAAGATCGACGAGAAGATCGATGCCAAGTattatcaatcttcttatccAACTCTCAGCAATAAAGTGAATAGGCGTATCGCCCAGAATGTCGAAATCTTTCATTTAACTGTCATCAAATTAAGTAAACAAGGTTTGCATAACAGAAATAACATTAACTTACACTTGATCTAGTTTGGTCCCATTAAAGGCGTGATGTTGGACTTCTCTGAAGCCATTTCCATACAGCATCCTGGAATAGATACATTTGTATAATAACACCAAGAACATAGCATTGATTAGAATTTCTCTTTTTAGCTTTAATATTCAATCtactgaaagaaaatattttccatgtgttgattcatcatctgtgtttgtgcagcagtGGCAAGGATATGTGGGATCTacttatttcacattttatggtgaggttttgtctgtctgtgcaatTTTGCGGTTTTAAGCCCACATTTTTTGTAACACACTGTTCTGTGTGTTAAAATTGCgatccttcttccctctctcccaaAACCTAACCACATGTACATATGACTGccttttgtgtgtgagtgtcgTGTACTTGTTTTTGCTATCTTTGTAAGATTCAAGTGAGTTCAGATTGAGGACATGTTTTCAAAGTGAGGTCATTTTGGCCGGTCCCCACTTCTTCTAGTGGCTATTTTAGTCTTTGGATCGAAATAGGAATAAAGGGCAATACCAGAGTTACAACACTTAGAGTGTTTTTACTACAGACTGCATTATATTTTccttattcattttttaaagcatgcCTTATGTAATTCCATTTTTAGCTACCCTAGCAGTGTGGTTCTTACAATGGTGATGttggtcagttggtccaccactttgggtcaggctgaaatatctcaacaattattggatggattgccatgaaattgggtgcagacattcatggttgcCACAGGATGAATTCTAATAACTTTCCCTTGACTTTTTCTCCACTATCAttaggtcaaaatttcagtttgttgtttacgacaaaatacctgcaaaactaatgacattctcatcgatctcagctgtgctttgtgtttagtgctaattagctaattttagcatattaacacacaaaactaagatggtgaagaTGGTAATTATATAGttgctaaatatcagcatgtttgcattgtcattgtgagccaCTAGTGTTACTGCAGACTCTTAATCATACTGAATAGGTCTACTTATTCTTTATGTTGTCAAAAGCAAATTAACTGCTATCCagtcaataaatataaaatataaatgtcccAGAAACCTCTAACAATGACTATACGCAGACACTTCAGGGTATAGAATATCGATTATATTTTAATGGTTACAGTTAGGATTAGATTTGAACGATAAGGATTAAAGTTTAGTATGTAATGGTCAGGATGAGGGATAATTTTGAGAATTATATCgtccataaaaaaacatgtgttgtttagtttgtgtatgtctgtgtgtgtgggtatgcaTGCGTTATATCTCACACTGTAAGCACTTCGCTGGTAATGCCACGGAATGAGTTGGCCGGGATCTCAGTGATGTAGGGATGATCAACAATTTCCCTGCAACGGAAGACACCgaacagagaggaaatgaagtgGTGTTGCAAACCAAGACCCTCGACTGCAAAGTGGCATCAAGAGGAATGTAGTGTTGATTGATTCTCAAGTATTATGTCTGGGTAGGAAAATTAAATTAGATAGAGCAGCTGTCAACGCAGATGTGTGACGATTTGACTTTAGATACAACTCATTTCATGTGGATTTGTAGAGGGTTAAACATGGagaaacagacatttataaaaagaaaatacatatacacacacgcatatataCAGTCCAATTAAATATACCCACATATTAAAGTGCTTATGCAGTATtctgtatataaataacatttcattataAAGAAACTCAATATGCTTTACATTTAGAAAGAGACAAAAGCATATGCAACACAGtggtataataataatagtaataataatgataataataaagaaacaacatatatttatacataccCACAATACCttcatatacacatatacacatatacaaatgtatacatatatatatatacacgaGCAAAgtcatacagacacacattctcATACGTtgaaccacaaacacacacacacacgtacatttTGCATGTGTCTCGCATTTTAAAATGctacaaaaaacatacatattaatTAGAGTTCTTGGCTTAAAAGTTGTAAAGTTACAGCAACTTACAGTATGAAGTTTGTGTCATTAGAGTGGATGTTGCTCAAGTCAGGGAAGAAAGTAAGGCCAGTATTGAAAATCCCCCTGAATGGCATGAAGAGAGAAAATCTCAGGATACAGTAGACACAAAGACTACACAGGTTCCTTGTTATTAATAATCTGAAATTATATGGGATAACAGTGTCGTGCAATAATATATTGCATAATATATTGCATTGCTATTATAAAAACAGTCTCAAAAATTTGATATTGGTATCACACCTGCTGTTCAGAGTAGACTGCATCATTTAATAATAGCCATTATATGCAGTAGCTTCTTAAAAAGAGCTGAAATAAAGGTGAAATCATGCTAAACTACTCAGTTTTGACCTCCTGGATGGAAACAACAGCCGTTTCCCATGAGTCAAGAATTTATATAAGATTGACACCTTTCACTTAGgccaaatactgtatgttggatTTGTCTTTtccatactgacacacacacaattctaTGAATATTAGTCTCAATTATTGCCACATTCAAGTATTTTAAATACACACGATTCATCTTTTGGGTTACCGATATGTTATCAATATGTGTAATTCAATATCAAAACTGTAGGAGTTcataaaaagatgaagaagaagaaaaatactcACAGGTATTTGAGGTTTGGGAGATTCTTAAAGGCTTCTGGGTCAATGTAGGTCAGACTCTTTGCATTTCGTATCTCTCTGAAAGAACAAACAGACAAGAAAGAGATGCATTATTGACTGGCAGATACATGACCTTGAATAACcttgttaatgtttgttaaagGACACAAGTGTGTGTTGTGGCCCCTATGAATGATATttgcacacacattcagaaacacaaactgCGCGGTCTTAAAAACAGCTGAGACAGCAGAAAAATGAGCATGCCAGTGCAAGAGAAGGGAAACTCGGTGCAGACAGCTGGGAGCCGGAAGTAGAGTCAAATTAGTGTTTCATTAGTGTGTTAATCTGGTCCACCCTGGGCTGGACCCAGCACCTCTCTTCCATGTCTGAGGCCTTGTGGTGTCCTGGTCCTTCTTCACACACCTGGCAAACTTCACTGCACCCAGCAGACAGACATAGTCAAGCCAATGGAAGTCACTAAGTGGGACAGGATTGTCTTCCTAATGCTGTTGTGTATAAACTGGAACCAGACCAATCTATTGGAGGACAGTTTTATCAGCTAATATAACCATTACTCAGTCTGTCCAGCAGACAGCAAAAGGAGTGGTAGCACCTGAGCTGTCAAAGCCAAACAGATAGTGGTGAAGAGTTTGACTCTTTGTTACAGTTCTTTGATGACCAAATTTGTCAGCTATGGCGTGTTTGCACTGGACTTCACACTGACAGATATCTAGAGGAGAAACGTCTCATTGGAtgcaaaaaaaactacacatttatttcatattcaaaAGGTGTCACAGTgtcacaaaaatgagaaaactgtTGACAATGGTTGTTTAAACAAAgagttcatttttgttttacattttatagccACTCTGGTGCTGTAGTTATAAGGATGGAAATGTTGGTTTCCATTTTGTGGAGTCattttggtccaaactgaattATCTCAGCAACTACTGGATGGCTTACCATGAATTTGACATTTATGGTCCCCATGAATctgtgactttggtgatccttgacttttcttctagcatCATAATGAGGTAGACATTTGTggctttgagtgaaatgtctcaacatctGTTGAATGGATTGTCATGGTCCCCTTAGGATAAACTGCAGCAATTTTGGTgataatttctttaaatttctTCAATCCTTTGGTTTATCATcaaatacctgtaaaactaaCACCATTcccatgatcctcagctgtactttgtgtataGTCCTACTTGGCAAATGTTAGTGTGCTAACGTGCTAAAataagatggtaaacatgggTAACATTATGCCTGCTAAACAACTCAAAGCACCGCCGTACCTAGaaacagcttcacagagctgctagcagcTATAGACTTTAGTCTTATTAGCTctgtggctctagggatggtaATGTTGGTCGGTCTGTTCACCACTTTTGTCCAGAgtcagactaaaatatctcaaaatgttAGATGGATTGCCAGGGAGTTTTGTACTTTatgtccccagaggatgaatcctaatgacttgaGTGAATCATTCACTTTTCATCTCACagcaccagcaggtcaaagttttcattaGCACAAAATCTAGTACAGACATTCACGTCACATGATCTATCTTAATGAGTTTGGTGATGGAGTTTTCATCTAACGCCACCttacagttgacattttgggtTCAGAGTGAAaccattggatggattaccTTGAAATGTTACATAGTAGTCTAAACTACACTCCCATGGGccttgcatgctaacatgttaaataaaataactgtgGTAAACATTAACTGCTAtatatcaacattttaacattttcattgtgagcatgttattATTCTGATGTCTTATTCTCACTTTTCACCAGTGGTGTATGAAATAAATTGATTCTTTATTACATTTGCGGAGACACCGCGAGTAATTTGTCAATGTGTGGGCCTGTTTTCTATTTGATGGTCATATTTGtcatacatttttagttttttttccctcccataAACAAAGGTTGAAATATTCATGTTGATGTATCATTTGCAAAAAGAGTACCAAAACAGATTAATTCATGAGAAATGGTGACATGATACAACCACCTCTGAATTCTCAGCTCAGACTGCAGTCTTAGATCCACAGCTGCTGTCGGCCTCAGGCAGCCAACAGGAAGCAGAGCATTAATTTGTGTCTGACCCTGAAGGAAACCTGAGAGAGATGCCATTATCTGATGTATGGTACTACACCACACCAATCAGTGGCAAATAGGCCCCGGAGATCCAAAATACACCCCCAGAAAACAGATACAAACCTCAGCTAGCGGTTTGAATGattatttctgtctgtattttggTATCTGGAATTAGGAAGCTAATAAGGAAAGACAATAAAAGGAAGGATAATTAAGATGAAACTGACAGTCAaatggtgcacacacacacacacacacgcatcgAGTCATGTCAAATTAATTTGTGTAGCTGTTAATCATAGTTACTGTCTCAAACGACGACACATGCCCACATTTTATACAGTAATTGGACAGTGGAAACAAATTGCGTACACACAAAACGCTGTGTTGCAAAATGCTGTAACTTGGGACAAATCCTTCACGTAGCCAGGAAGTCTTACAGTAATACATGAAGTGCTAGGAAGTGTTCCGCTGGAAAGTGTGTGGTCCACTCAGAGACTCCAGCCATAAATCTCTATCCCATAATTGCGAATAGAGTGCACCTTGCTAGACTTTTTTCCCCTGAGCTGC contains:
- the tshr gene encoding thyrotropin receptor, encoding MQVITCALFTLVALPVSAASEDDSCPAVCECSEWKSHTISCVDIDILPRFPASTETLWLFETRLSSVPADAFANMVNISRIYISVDVTLQRLERHSFYSLRKITHIEIRNAKSLTYIDPEAFKNLPNLKYLGIFNTGLTFFPDLSNIHSNDTNFILEIVDHPYITEIPANSFRGITSEVLTVMLYGNGFREVQHHAFNGTKLDQVDLHRNKYLTKMDERAFAGTISGPMLLDVSVTGITSLPTAGMDSVRELKARNTWALKKLPPIKTFKHLTIANLTYPSHCCGFKNLKKKRGFLEYIICNLTAFYDQHHKRSVGPLRMPSLQGDSVVETVEDEEPNDGGHRESQQDWRRGDFHGSLHYHAYFGGQPDEDVGFGETLKNPQEDTSQDFDSRYDYVVCEEGEEVACAPVPDEFNPCEDIMGFGFLRVSVWFVSLLAVLGNVVVLLVLLTSHYKLSVSRFLMCHLAFADLCMGIYLLLIASVDLHTRAEYFNHAIDWQTGPGCGLAGFFTVFASELSVYTLTVITLERWYAITFAMRLDRKLRLHHASAVMLAGWILCLILALLPLVGVSSYQKVSICLPMDTQSTVAQVYVISVLVLNILAFLVICACYVKIYCAVHNPHYRSGSKDTNIAKRMAVLIFTDFLCMAPISFYAMSAVLDRPLITVSNSKILLVLFYPLNSCANPFLYAIFTKAFRGDVFILLSKVGLCQQRAQLFRGQTVSSKCSSGTSQVRKDKDKIRKGGCAGQEEVPIHLKKCSGHTYQQPVSQQTSPEESQNLDT